One window of the Canis aureus isolate CA01 chromosome 1, VMU_Caureus_v.1.0, whole genome shotgun sequence genome contains the following:
- the ARHGEF1 gene encoding rho guanine nucleotide exchange factor 1 isoform X2, with protein sequence MEADNVARGLAPGPPRPGLVPVSIIGAEDEDFENELETNTEEQNSQFQSLEQVKRRPAHLMALLQHVALQFEPGPLLCCLHADMLSSLGPKEAKKAFLDFCHCFLDKTAVLRVLVPPAVAFELDRTRPEVISEDLQRQFVQEIVQSQQAAVSRLLEDFRSKRLMGMTPWEQDLTQLEAWVGRDRASFEARERHLAERLLAHLEEMQHTISNDEEKSAAVVNAISLYMRHLGVRTKSGDKKSGMNFFRKKVMGNRRSDEPTKTKKGLSIFLDPARWNRGEPQASDFRHLKVETDAEKPGLTERKGGLGVPSRDRNVGAPGQDVPGVSLHPLPGDSPDREPGVDTPPELGDPPPQGPASLEPPGPSESTEEGPDTERLSGRLGRSESLRVSDRRRPSRGSLGAKGRGGGRSRSDVDMDPSSATAVLGPARRATPEPGDEGDPGRSGLELEPEEPPGWRELIPPGTLHSLPKSQVKRQEVISELLVTEAAHVRMLRVLHDLFYQPMLEGNFFSTEDLQNIFPSLDELIEVHSLFLDRLMKRRQDSGCLIEEIGDVLLARFDGAEGKWFQKISSRFCSRQSFALEQLKAKQRKDPRFCAFVQEAESRPRCRRLQLKDMIPTEMQRLTKYPLLLQSIGQNTEESAEREKVELAAECCREILHHVNQAVRDMEDLLRLKDYQKRLDLSLLRQSSDPMLSEFKNLDITKKKLIYEGPLTWRLTKDKAVEVHVLLLDDLLLLLQRQDDRLLLKSHSRTLTPTPDGKTMLRPVLRLTSAITREVATDHKAFYVLFTWDQEAQIYELVAQTVSERKNWCSLITETAGSLKVPAPASRPKPRPSPSSTREPLLSSSENGNGGGREIPPADGQTERILSTLLPYCRPRPEGQLAAKALEKGGGGGILSPATPSVSAWGEQHPPAWVYLRLLGPGRPFARLRATRRHRTAQLPQHLQPQGSKEREPGCQGGHAWGGPAGITASPNFPLALAFSLSCLLLGGLRASFRQGGTTVTLSHSPGHLSIAWRGHPSIPHPQVPLLCFYTLNWRFIF encoded by the exons ATGGAAGCAGACAACGTTGCCCGAGGGCTG GCACCAGGACCACCGCGGCCTGGCCTGGTGCCAGTCAGCATCATTGGGGCTGAGGACGAGGATTTTGAGAATGAGCTGGAGACG AACACAGAGGAGCAAAACAGCCAGTTCCAGAGCCTGGAGCAGGTGAAGCGGCGGCCTGCCCACCTCATGGCCCTCTTGCAGCACGTCGCCCTGCAGTTTGAACCAGGACCTCtg CTCTGCTGCCTGCACGCGGACATGCTGAGTTCCCTGGGTCCCAAGGAGGCCAAGAAGGCCTTCCTCGACTTCTGCCATTGCTTCCTGGACAAGACGGCG GTTTTGCGGGTGCTAGTCCCTCCCGCCGTCGCCTTTGAACTTG ACCGCACGCGGCCCGAGGTCATCTCTGAGGACTTGCAGCGGCAGTTTGTACAGGAGATAGTGCAGAGCCAGCAGGCAGCTGTTAGCCGGCTGCTGGAGGACTTCCGCTCCAAGCGGCTCATGGGCATGACACCCTGGGAGCAGGACCTGACCCAGCTGGAGGCCTGGGTTGGGCGGGACCGTGCCAGCTTTGAGGCCCGGGAGCGGCACCTGGCTGAACGGCTGCTGGCCCACCTGGAGGAGATGCA ACACACCATCTCTAACGATGAGGAAAAGAG TGCCGCTGTGGTCAACGCCATCAGCCTGTACATGCGCCACCTTGGGGTGCGGACCAAGAGCGGAGACAAGAAGTCAGGGATGAATTTCTTCCGCAAAAAG GTGATGGGGAATCGGCGGTCAGATGAGCCAACCAAGACCAAAAAAGGCCTGAGCATCTTCCTAGACCCTGCTCGCTGGAACCGGGGAGAGCCTCAGG CCTCGGATTTCCGACACCTCAAAGTCGAGACTGATG CTGAGAAACCAGGCCTTACGGAAAGGAAGGGAGGCCTGGGGGTGCCCTCCCGGGACCGGAATGTTGGGGCTCCTGGGCAGGATGTCCCTGGAGTTTCTCTGCACCCTCTGCCCGGGGACAGTCCTGACCGGGAACCAG GTGTTGACACCCCGCCAGAGCTGGGGGACCCACCCCCCCAGGGCCCGGCCAGCCTGGAGCCCCCGGGGCCCTCGGAGAGCACTGAGGAGGGTCCTGACACAGAGAG GCTGTCGGGGCGTCTGGGGCGCTCGGAGAGCCTGCGGGTGAGTGACCGCCGCCGGCCTTCCCGGGGCAGCCTCGGGGCtaagggccggggtgggggccgcTCCCGGAGTGACGTGGACATGGACCCCAGCTCTGCCACGGCCGTGCTTGGCCCTGCCCGACGAGCCAC CCCTGAGCCTGGAGATGAAGGGGACCCTGGGCGGTCAGGACTAGAGCTGGAACCAGAAGAGCCCCCTGGCTGGCGGGAGCTCAtccccccaggcaccctgcacAGCCTGCCTAAGAGCCAGGTGAAGCGGCAGGAGGTCATCAGCG AGCTACTGGTGACAGAGGCTGCCCATGTGCGCATGCTCCGGGTGCTGCATGACCTCTTCTACCAGCCCATGTTGGAAGGGAACTTCTTCTCCACGGAGGATCTACAGAACATCTTCCCCAGCCTGGATGAGCTCATCGAGGTGCATT CCCTGTTCCTCGATCGACTGATGAAGCGGAGGCAGGATAGTGGCTGCCTCATTGAGGAGATCGGAGATGTACTGCTGGCCCGG TTTGATGGTGCCGAAGGCAAATGGTTCCAGAAAATCTCCTCCCGCTTCTGCAGCCGCCAGTCATTTGCCTTAGAGCAGCTCAAAGCCAAGCAGCGCAAGGATCCTCGGTTCTGTGCCTTTGTGCAG GAGGCCGAGAGCCGCCCCCGGTGCCGCCGCCTGCAGCTGAAGGATATGATCCCCACGGAGATGCAGCGTCTGACCAAGTACCCCCTGCTCCTGCAGAGCATTGGGCAGAACACAG AAGAGTCAGCAGAACGGGAGAAAGTAGAACTGGCAGCTGAGTGCTGCCGGGAAATTCTGCACCATGTTAACCAAGCCGTGCGTGACATGGAGGACCTGCTG cgGCTCAAGGATTATCAGAAGCGCCTGGACTTGTCCCTCCTGCGGCAGAGCAGCGACCCCATGCTAAGCGAGTTCAAG aaCCTGGACATCACCAAAAAGAAGCTGATCTACGAGGGTCCGCTGACGTGGCGGCTGACGAAGGACAAGGCTGTAG AGGTACACGTGCTGCTGCTGGAtgacctgctgctgctgctccagcgCCAGGACGATCGGCTGCTGCTCAAGTCCCACAGCCGGACGCTGACACCCACACCCGACGGCAAGACCATGCTGCGGCCGGTGCTGCGGCTCACCTCCGCCATAACCCGCGAGGTGGCTACCG aTCACAAAGCCTTCTATGTCCTTTTTACCTGGGACCAGGAGGCCCAGATATATGAGCTGGTGGCCCAGACGGTGTCGGAACGGAAGAA CTGGTGTTCCCTCATCACTGAAACTGCTGGATCCTTGAAGGTCCCTGCCCCCGCCTCTCGCCCCAAACCCCGGCCCAGCCCAAGCAG CACCCGAGAACCCCTGCTCAGCAGCTCAGAGAATGGCAACGGTGGTGGCCGAGAGATACCCCCAGCTGACG GCCAGACCGAGAGAATCCTCAGCACCCTCCTGCCCTACTGCAGGCCCCGCCCTGAGGGCCAGCTTGCTGCCAAGGCCCTTGAGAAAG gaggtggaggaggaattTTGTCACCTGCGACTCCTTCTGTCTCAGCTTGGGGAGAACAGCACCCCCCAGCCTGGGTGTACCTGAGGCTCCTTGGGCCAGGCAG GCCTTTTGCAAGACTGAGGGCCACCCGCCGCCACCGCACAGCACAGCTGCCGCAGCATCTCCAACCCCAAGGGTCCAAGGAGAGGGAACCGGGCTGCCAGGGGGGCCATGCCTGGGGGGGCCCAGCTGGGATCACTGCCTCCCCCAACTTCCCATTGGCCTtggccttctctctctcctgccttctgcttggggGACTCAGGGCTTCATTCCGGCAGGGGGGAACCACAGTGACCCTCTCCCATTCCCCAGGCCATCTCAGTATTGCCTGGAGGGGGCACCCTTCTATTCCCCACCCCCAAGTGCCTTTGCTCTGTTTTTATACCCTGAATtggaggtttattttttaa
- the ARHGEF1 gene encoding rho guanine nucleotide exchange factor 1 isoform X3, translating to MEADNVARGLAPGPPRPGLVPVSIIGAEDEDFENELETNTEEQNSQFQSLEQVKRRPAHLMALLQHVALQFEPGPLLCCLHADMLSSLGPKEAKKAFLDFCHCFLDKTAVLRVLVPPAVAFELDRTRPEVISEDLQRQFVQEIVQSQQAAVSRLLEDFRSKRLMGMTPWEQDLTQLEAWVGRDRASFEARERHLAERLLAHLEEMQHTISNDEEKSAAVVNAISLYMRHLGVRTKSGDKKSGMNFFRKKVMGNRRSDEPTKTKKGLSIFLDPARWNRGEPQASDFRHLKVETDAEKPGLTERKGGLGVPSRDRNVGAPGQDVPGVSLHPLPGDSPDREPGVDTPPELGDPPPQGPASLEPPGPSESTEEGPDTESPEPGDEGDPGRSGLELEPEEPPGWRELIPPGTLHSLPKSQVKRQEVISELLVTEAAHVRMLRVLHDLFYQPMLEGNFFSTEDLQNIFPSLDELIEVHSLFLDRLMKRRQDSGCLIEEIGDVLLARFDGAEGKWFQKISSRFCSRQSFALEQLKAKQRKDPRFCAFVQEAESRPRCRRLQLKDMIPTEMQRLTKYPLLLQSIGQNTEESAEREKVELAAECCREILHHVNQAVRDMEDLLRLKDYQKRLDLSLLRQSSDPMLSEFKNLDITKKKLIYEGPLTWRLTKDKAVEVHVLLLDDLLLLLQRQDDRLLLKSHSRTLTPTPDGKTMLRPVLRLTSAITREVATDHKAFYVLFTWDQEAQIYELVAQTVSERKNWCSLITETAGSLKVPAPASRPKPRPSPSSTREPLLSSSENGNGGGREIPPADGQTERILSTLLPYCRPRPEGQLAAKALEKGGGGGILSPATPSVSAWGEQHPPAWVYLRLLGPGRPFARLRATRRHRTAQLPQHLQPQGSKEREPGCQGGHAWGGPAGITASPNFPLALAFSLSCLLLGGLRASFRQGGTTVTLSHSPGHLSIAWRGHPSIPHPQVPLLCFYTLNWRFIF from the exons ATGGAAGCAGACAACGTTGCCCGAGGGCTG GCACCAGGACCACCGCGGCCTGGCCTGGTGCCAGTCAGCATCATTGGGGCTGAGGACGAGGATTTTGAGAATGAGCTGGAGACG AACACAGAGGAGCAAAACAGCCAGTTCCAGAGCCTGGAGCAGGTGAAGCGGCGGCCTGCCCACCTCATGGCCCTCTTGCAGCACGTCGCCCTGCAGTTTGAACCAGGACCTCtg CTCTGCTGCCTGCACGCGGACATGCTGAGTTCCCTGGGTCCCAAGGAGGCCAAGAAGGCCTTCCTCGACTTCTGCCATTGCTTCCTGGACAAGACGGCG GTTTTGCGGGTGCTAGTCCCTCCCGCCGTCGCCTTTGAACTTG ACCGCACGCGGCCCGAGGTCATCTCTGAGGACTTGCAGCGGCAGTTTGTACAGGAGATAGTGCAGAGCCAGCAGGCAGCTGTTAGCCGGCTGCTGGAGGACTTCCGCTCCAAGCGGCTCATGGGCATGACACCCTGGGAGCAGGACCTGACCCAGCTGGAGGCCTGGGTTGGGCGGGACCGTGCCAGCTTTGAGGCCCGGGAGCGGCACCTGGCTGAACGGCTGCTGGCCCACCTGGAGGAGATGCA ACACACCATCTCTAACGATGAGGAAAAGAG TGCCGCTGTGGTCAACGCCATCAGCCTGTACATGCGCCACCTTGGGGTGCGGACCAAGAGCGGAGACAAGAAGTCAGGGATGAATTTCTTCCGCAAAAAG GTGATGGGGAATCGGCGGTCAGATGAGCCAACCAAGACCAAAAAAGGCCTGAGCATCTTCCTAGACCCTGCTCGCTGGAACCGGGGAGAGCCTCAGG CCTCGGATTTCCGACACCTCAAAGTCGAGACTGATG CTGAGAAACCAGGCCTTACGGAAAGGAAGGGAGGCCTGGGGGTGCCCTCCCGGGACCGGAATGTTGGGGCTCCTGGGCAGGATGTCCCTGGAGTTTCTCTGCACCCTCTGCCCGGGGACAGTCCTGACCGGGAACCAG GTGTTGACACCCCGCCAGAGCTGGGGGACCCACCCCCCCAGGGCCCGGCCAGCCTGGAGCCCCCGGGGCCCTCGGAGAGCACTGAGGAGGGTCCTGACACAGAGAG CCCTGAGCCTGGAGATGAAGGGGACCCTGGGCGGTCAGGACTAGAGCTGGAACCAGAAGAGCCCCCTGGCTGGCGGGAGCTCAtccccccaggcaccctgcacAGCCTGCCTAAGAGCCAGGTGAAGCGGCAGGAGGTCATCAGCG AGCTACTGGTGACAGAGGCTGCCCATGTGCGCATGCTCCGGGTGCTGCATGACCTCTTCTACCAGCCCATGTTGGAAGGGAACTTCTTCTCCACGGAGGATCTACAGAACATCTTCCCCAGCCTGGATGAGCTCATCGAGGTGCATT CCCTGTTCCTCGATCGACTGATGAAGCGGAGGCAGGATAGTGGCTGCCTCATTGAGGAGATCGGAGATGTACTGCTGGCCCGG TTTGATGGTGCCGAAGGCAAATGGTTCCAGAAAATCTCCTCCCGCTTCTGCAGCCGCCAGTCATTTGCCTTAGAGCAGCTCAAAGCCAAGCAGCGCAAGGATCCTCGGTTCTGTGCCTTTGTGCAG GAGGCCGAGAGCCGCCCCCGGTGCCGCCGCCTGCAGCTGAAGGATATGATCCCCACGGAGATGCAGCGTCTGACCAAGTACCCCCTGCTCCTGCAGAGCATTGGGCAGAACACAG AAGAGTCAGCAGAACGGGAGAAAGTAGAACTGGCAGCTGAGTGCTGCCGGGAAATTCTGCACCATGTTAACCAAGCCGTGCGTGACATGGAGGACCTGCTG cgGCTCAAGGATTATCAGAAGCGCCTGGACTTGTCCCTCCTGCGGCAGAGCAGCGACCCCATGCTAAGCGAGTTCAAG aaCCTGGACATCACCAAAAAGAAGCTGATCTACGAGGGTCCGCTGACGTGGCGGCTGACGAAGGACAAGGCTGTAG AGGTACACGTGCTGCTGCTGGAtgacctgctgctgctgctccagcgCCAGGACGATCGGCTGCTGCTCAAGTCCCACAGCCGGACGCTGACACCCACACCCGACGGCAAGACCATGCTGCGGCCGGTGCTGCGGCTCACCTCCGCCATAACCCGCGAGGTGGCTACCG aTCACAAAGCCTTCTATGTCCTTTTTACCTGGGACCAGGAGGCCCAGATATATGAGCTGGTGGCCCAGACGGTGTCGGAACGGAAGAA CTGGTGTTCCCTCATCACTGAAACTGCTGGATCCTTGAAGGTCCCTGCCCCCGCCTCTCGCCCCAAACCCCGGCCCAGCCCAAGCAG CACCCGAGAACCCCTGCTCAGCAGCTCAGAGAATGGCAACGGTGGTGGCCGAGAGATACCCCCAGCTGACG GCCAGACCGAGAGAATCCTCAGCACCCTCCTGCCCTACTGCAGGCCCCGCCCTGAGGGCCAGCTTGCTGCCAAGGCCCTTGAGAAAG gaggtggaggaggaattTTGTCACCTGCGACTCCTTCTGTCTCAGCTTGGGGAGAACAGCACCCCCCAGCCTGGGTGTACCTGAGGCTCCTTGGGCCAGGCAG GCCTTTTGCAAGACTGAGGGCCACCCGCCGCCACCGCACAGCACAGCTGCCGCAGCATCTCCAACCCCAAGGGTCCAAGGAGAGGGAACCGGGCTGCCAGGGGGGCCATGCCTGGGGGGGCCCAGCTGGGATCACTGCCTCCCCCAACTTCCCATTGGCCTtggccttctctctctcctgccttctgcttggggGACTCAGGGCTTCATTCCGGCAGGGGGGAACCACAGTGACCCTCTCCCATTCCCCAGGCCATCTCAGTATTGCCTGGAGGGGGCACCCTTCTATTCCCCACCCCCAAGTGCCTTTGCTCTGTTTTTATACCCTGAATtggaggtttattttttaa
- the ARHGEF1 gene encoding rho guanine nucleotide exchange factor 1 isoform X1, translated as MEADNVARGLAPGPPRPGLVPVSIIGAEDEDFENELETNTEEQNSQFQSLEQVKRRPAHLMALLQHVALQFEPGPLLCCLHADMLSSLGPKEAKKAFLDFCHCFLDKTAVLRVLVPPAVAFELDRTRPEVISEDLQRQFVQEIVQSQQAAVSRLLEDFRSKRLMGMTPWEQDLTQLEAWVGRDRASFEARERHLAERLLAHLEEMQHTISNDEEKSAAVVNAISLYMRHLGVRTKSGDKKSGMNFFRKKVMGNRRSDEPTKTKKGLSIFLDPARWNRGEPQASDFRHLKVETDAEKPGLTERKGGLGVPSRDRNVGAPGQDVPGVSLHPLPGDSPDREPGVDTPPELGDPPPQGPASLEPPGPSESTEEGPDTERRWKRLSGRLGRSESLRVSDRRRPSRGSLGAKGRGGGRSRSDVDMDPSSATAVLGPARRATPEPGDEGDPGRSGLELEPEEPPGWRELIPPGTLHSLPKSQVKRQEVISELLVTEAAHVRMLRVLHDLFYQPMLEGNFFSTEDLQNIFPSLDELIEVHSLFLDRLMKRRQDSGCLIEEIGDVLLARFDGAEGKWFQKISSRFCSRQSFALEQLKAKQRKDPRFCAFVQEAESRPRCRRLQLKDMIPTEMQRLTKYPLLLQSIGQNTEESAEREKVELAAECCREILHHVNQAVRDMEDLLRLKDYQKRLDLSLLRQSSDPMLSEFKNLDITKKKLIYEGPLTWRLTKDKAVEVHVLLLDDLLLLLQRQDDRLLLKSHSRTLTPTPDGKTMLRPVLRLTSAITREVATDHKAFYVLFTWDQEAQIYELVAQTVSERKNWCSLITETAGSLKVPAPASRPKPRPSPSSTREPLLSSSENGNGGGREIPPADGQTERILSTLLPYCRPRPEGQLAAKALEKGGGGGILSPATPSVSAWGEQHPPAWVYLRLLGPGRPFARLRATRRHRTAQLPQHLQPQGSKEREPGCQGGHAWGGPAGITASPNFPLALAFSLSCLLLGGLRASFRQGGTTVTLSHSPGHLSIAWRGHPSIPHPQVPLLCFYTLNWRFIF; from the exons ATGGAAGCAGACAACGTTGCCCGAGGGCTG GCACCAGGACCACCGCGGCCTGGCCTGGTGCCAGTCAGCATCATTGGGGCTGAGGACGAGGATTTTGAGAATGAGCTGGAGACG AACACAGAGGAGCAAAACAGCCAGTTCCAGAGCCTGGAGCAGGTGAAGCGGCGGCCTGCCCACCTCATGGCCCTCTTGCAGCACGTCGCCCTGCAGTTTGAACCAGGACCTCtg CTCTGCTGCCTGCACGCGGACATGCTGAGTTCCCTGGGTCCCAAGGAGGCCAAGAAGGCCTTCCTCGACTTCTGCCATTGCTTCCTGGACAAGACGGCG GTTTTGCGGGTGCTAGTCCCTCCCGCCGTCGCCTTTGAACTTG ACCGCACGCGGCCCGAGGTCATCTCTGAGGACTTGCAGCGGCAGTTTGTACAGGAGATAGTGCAGAGCCAGCAGGCAGCTGTTAGCCGGCTGCTGGAGGACTTCCGCTCCAAGCGGCTCATGGGCATGACACCCTGGGAGCAGGACCTGACCCAGCTGGAGGCCTGGGTTGGGCGGGACCGTGCCAGCTTTGAGGCCCGGGAGCGGCACCTGGCTGAACGGCTGCTGGCCCACCTGGAGGAGATGCA ACACACCATCTCTAACGATGAGGAAAAGAG TGCCGCTGTGGTCAACGCCATCAGCCTGTACATGCGCCACCTTGGGGTGCGGACCAAGAGCGGAGACAAGAAGTCAGGGATGAATTTCTTCCGCAAAAAG GTGATGGGGAATCGGCGGTCAGATGAGCCAACCAAGACCAAAAAAGGCCTGAGCATCTTCCTAGACCCTGCTCGCTGGAACCGGGGAGAGCCTCAGG CCTCGGATTTCCGACACCTCAAAGTCGAGACTGATG CTGAGAAACCAGGCCTTACGGAAAGGAAGGGAGGCCTGGGGGTGCCCTCCCGGGACCGGAATGTTGGGGCTCCTGGGCAGGATGTCCCTGGAGTTTCTCTGCACCCTCTGCCCGGGGACAGTCCTGACCGGGAACCAG GTGTTGACACCCCGCCAGAGCTGGGGGACCCACCCCCCCAGGGCCCGGCCAGCCTGGAGCCCCCGGGGCCCTCGGAGAGCACTGAGGAGGGTCCTGACACAGAGAG AAGGTGGAAGAG GCTGTCGGGGCGTCTGGGGCGCTCGGAGAGCCTGCGGGTGAGTGACCGCCGCCGGCCTTCCCGGGGCAGCCTCGGGGCtaagggccggggtgggggccgcTCCCGGAGTGACGTGGACATGGACCCCAGCTCTGCCACGGCCGTGCTTGGCCCTGCCCGACGAGCCAC CCCTGAGCCTGGAGATGAAGGGGACCCTGGGCGGTCAGGACTAGAGCTGGAACCAGAAGAGCCCCCTGGCTGGCGGGAGCTCAtccccccaggcaccctgcacAGCCTGCCTAAGAGCCAGGTGAAGCGGCAGGAGGTCATCAGCG AGCTACTGGTGACAGAGGCTGCCCATGTGCGCATGCTCCGGGTGCTGCATGACCTCTTCTACCAGCCCATGTTGGAAGGGAACTTCTTCTCCACGGAGGATCTACAGAACATCTTCCCCAGCCTGGATGAGCTCATCGAGGTGCATT CCCTGTTCCTCGATCGACTGATGAAGCGGAGGCAGGATAGTGGCTGCCTCATTGAGGAGATCGGAGATGTACTGCTGGCCCGG TTTGATGGTGCCGAAGGCAAATGGTTCCAGAAAATCTCCTCCCGCTTCTGCAGCCGCCAGTCATTTGCCTTAGAGCAGCTCAAAGCCAAGCAGCGCAAGGATCCTCGGTTCTGTGCCTTTGTGCAG GAGGCCGAGAGCCGCCCCCGGTGCCGCCGCCTGCAGCTGAAGGATATGATCCCCACGGAGATGCAGCGTCTGACCAAGTACCCCCTGCTCCTGCAGAGCATTGGGCAGAACACAG AAGAGTCAGCAGAACGGGAGAAAGTAGAACTGGCAGCTGAGTGCTGCCGGGAAATTCTGCACCATGTTAACCAAGCCGTGCGTGACATGGAGGACCTGCTG cgGCTCAAGGATTATCAGAAGCGCCTGGACTTGTCCCTCCTGCGGCAGAGCAGCGACCCCATGCTAAGCGAGTTCAAG aaCCTGGACATCACCAAAAAGAAGCTGATCTACGAGGGTCCGCTGACGTGGCGGCTGACGAAGGACAAGGCTGTAG AGGTACACGTGCTGCTGCTGGAtgacctgctgctgctgctccagcgCCAGGACGATCGGCTGCTGCTCAAGTCCCACAGCCGGACGCTGACACCCACACCCGACGGCAAGACCATGCTGCGGCCGGTGCTGCGGCTCACCTCCGCCATAACCCGCGAGGTGGCTACCG aTCACAAAGCCTTCTATGTCCTTTTTACCTGGGACCAGGAGGCCCAGATATATGAGCTGGTGGCCCAGACGGTGTCGGAACGGAAGAA CTGGTGTTCCCTCATCACTGAAACTGCTGGATCCTTGAAGGTCCCTGCCCCCGCCTCTCGCCCCAAACCCCGGCCCAGCCCAAGCAG CACCCGAGAACCCCTGCTCAGCAGCTCAGAGAATGGCAACGGTGGTGGCCGAGAGATACCCCCAGCTGACG GCCAGACCGAGAGAATCCTCAGCACCCTCCTGCCCTACTGCAGGCCCCGCCCTGAGGGCCAGCTTGCTGCCAAGGCCCTTGAGAAAG gaggtggaggaggaattTTGTCACCTGCGACTCCTTCTGTCTCAGCTTGGGGAGAACAGCACCCCCCAGCCTGGGTGTACCTGAGGCTCCTTGGGCCAGGCAG GCCTTTTGCAAGACTGAGGGCCACCCGCCGCCACCGCACAGCACAGCTGCCGCAGCATCTCCAACCCCAAGGGTCCAAGGAGAGGGAACCGGGCTGCCAGGGGGGCCATGCCTGGGGGGGCCCAGCTGGGATCACTGCCTCCCCCAACTTCCCATTGGCCTtggccttctctctctcctgccttctgcttggggGACTCAGGGCTTCATTCCGGCAGGGGGGAACCACAGTGACCCTCTCCCATTCCCCAGGCCATCTCAGTATTGCCTGGAGGGGGCACCCTTCTATTCCCCACCCCCAAGTGCCTTTGCTCTGTTTTTATACCCTGAATtggaggtttattttttaa